In Flavobacteriales bacterium, the sequence AATACTTCTTATTTGGAATACAGCTGCTAATTCTTGCTCTACTTCAGTGTCTACCTTGTAAATTTTTAATTGACCAGCATATTCATCAGAGAGCTCTTCTAAAATGGGAGCAACCATTTTACAAGGTCCACACCAATCTGCATAAAAATCAATTAATGCAGGAGTATCTCCTTTAAAGTTCCATTCTTTTGAAGTGGTATAATCAAACACTTCATCTTTAAACATTTGAGTTGTTAACTGTATAGTTGCCATTGTCTTTATTTTTATTTCTTTAGTCGAGTAAAATTTACTTTACTGACATTTACTATGCAAATATCAGTATAAGTTTTCAACTAATATGTAACAATAGTGACTATAGACTAGTATTTTTGGAAAGTTATTGGATTAGTCCTAACCAAGATTCAAATATTTTTTGACCATCAATATTGTTTAATTCTTGATCAGCAGCACGTTCTGGGTGTGGCATCATTCCAAAGACATTTTTACCTTTGTTGCTAATTCCAGCAATATTCAATAAAGATCCGTTAGGATTAGCCGCTGCATTTACTTCTCCATTTTCATCACAATATTGAAAAAGTATTTGATCATTGTCTTCTAGCGATTTTAGCGTGTCATCATTTGCGAAGAAACGCCCTTCACCATGTGCAATTGGAATTTTATAAGTCTTATTGAAATCTAAATCTTTTGTAATACTAGCAGTCTTAGAAACAGGCTTTAAATAGGTGTTTTTGCAAATGAACTTCTGATTGTTGTTGTGTAA encodes:
- the purQ gene encoding phosphoribosylformylglycinamidine synthase I; amino-acid sequence: MKFGVITFPGSNCDKDMVYVLREKMGLEVEELWHKDHDLKGCDAIVLPGGFSYGDYLRSGAIAKFSPVMKEVIQHADKGGHVLGVCNGFQILCESGLLEGALLHNNNQKFICKNTYLKPVSKTASITKDLDFNKTYKIPIAHGEGRFFANDDTLKSLEDNDQILFQYCDENGEVNAAANPNGSLLNIAGISNKGKNVFGMMPHPERAADQELNNIDGQKIFESWLGLIQ
- the trxA gene encoding thioredoxin produces the protein MATIQLTTQMFKDEVFDYTTSKEWNFKGDTPALIDFYADWCGPCKMVAPILEELSDEYAGQLKIYKVDTEVEQELAAVFQIRSIPSMLFIPVGKQPMMQAGALPKGALKEAIEGELLK